The following are from one region of the Gossypium hirsutum isolate 1008001.06 chromosome D03, Gossypium_hirsutum_v2.1, whole genome shotgun sequence genome:
- the LOC107927032 gene encoding serine carboxypeptidase-like has translation MASTFFEKLILLSLFLLVSPLLAKAVSPWKTQLQSSPTAKIQAEKLIRGLNLFPRHAANEGVNEDLTNEPSKIVEKQFKFPVIDAPGPSIQNFAHHAGYYKLPHSKSARMFYFFFESRNSKKDPVVIWLTGGPGCSSELALFYENGPFHLAKNLSLLWNDYGWDKASNILFVDQPIGTGFSYTSDDTDIRHDENGVSNDLYDFLQAFFKQHPQYVKNDFYITGESYAGHYIPAFAVRVHQGNKAKRGIHINLKGFAIGNGLTNPEIQYQAYPDFALNSSLISQSDYVNIKKLVPSCVQAIKSCGSDGGDSCVDSYEICNNVFNQILRIAGTVNYYDIRKQCEGDMCYDFSDVETFLNLKSVREALGVGDIDFVSCSSVVYEAMLMDWMRNFEVGIPSLLEDGIKVLIYAGEYDLICNWLGNSKWVHAMTWSGQKGFGSSPIVPFVVDGVEAGKLKTHGPLTFLKVHDAGHMVPMDQPKASLQMLQKWMHGEIASSETAERIAPK, from the exons atggcCTCAACTTTCTTTGAAAAACTCATTTTGCTTTCACTTTTTTTGCTGGTTTCACCATTGTTGGCCAAGGCTGTTTCACCATGGAAAACCCAACTTCAGTCATCTCCCACTGCAAAAATACAAGCAGAAAAGCTCATACGAGGGCTTAATTTGTTCCCAAGACATGCTGCTAATGAAGGTGTCAATGAAGACCTTACAAATGAGCCTTCAAAGATTGTTGAAAAGCAATTCAAATTCCCAGTTATTGATGCTCCTGGTCcttctattcaaaattttgctCACCATGCTGGATACTATAAGCTTCCACATTCTAAATCTGCAAG GATGTTTTACTTTTTCTTCGAATCCCGGAACAGCAAGAAGGACCCTGTGGTGATTTGGCTGACTGGAGGTCCAGGATGCAGCAGTGAATTGGCATTGTTTTATGAAAATGGCCCTTTCCATCTAGCTAAAAACTTGTCACTTCTATGGAATGACTATGGCTGGGACAAG GCATCGAACATTCTGTTTGTAGATCAGCCGATTGGAACTGGTTTCAGTTACACTTCAGATGATACCGACATTCGTCATGATGAAAACGGTGTCAGCAATGATTTGTACGACTTTTTGCAGGCCTTTTTCAAGCAGCATCCTCAGTATGTTAAGAATGACTTTTACATAACCGGAGAATCGTATGCCGGGCATTATATTCCGGCTTTCGCCGTTCGAGTTCACCAAGGAAACAAAGCAAAGCGGGGAATTCATATCAACCTTAAG GGTTTCGCCATCGGTAATGGCCTAACGAATCCCGAAATTCAGTATCAAGCATACCCAGATTTTGCTTTGAACTCAAGTCTGATTTCACAATCTGATTATGTCAATATCAAGAAGTTGGTTCCATCATGTGTGCAGGCAATCAAAAGCTGTG GCTCCGATGGTGGAGATTCTTGTGTGGATTCATACGAAATCTGCAACAATGTCTTCAATCAGATATTGAGGATAGCTGGTACTGTAAAT TACTATGACATTAGAAAGCAGTGTGAAGGAGACATGTGTTACGATTTCTCGGACGTCGAGACATTTCTGAACCTGAAATCAGTTAGAGAAGCACTCGGGGTCGGAGACATCGATTTTGTCTCATGCAGCAGCGTGGTGTACGAAGCTATGCTTATGGACTGGATGAGAAACTTCGAAGTTGGTATCCCTTCTCTCCTTGAAGATGGCATAAAGGTCCTCATATATGCTGGAGAGTATGACCTTATATGTAACTGGCTTG GGAATTCAAAGTGGGTTCATGCAATGACATGGTCCGGGCAGAAAGGTTTCGGTTCATCCCCTATTGTTCCGTTTGTTGTCGATGGTGTAGAAGCCGGGAAACTGAAAACCCATGGTCCTCTCACTTTCCTCAAG GTCCATGATGCTGGTCACATGGTTCCAATGGATCAACCAAAGGCTTCATTACAGATGTTGCAGAAATGGATGCATGGGGAAATAGCCTCCTCTGAAACAGCCGAGAGGATTGCTCCTAAATAG